A window of the Cicer arietinum cultivar CDC Frontier isolate Library 1 chromosome 6, Cicar.CDCFrontier_v2.0, whole genome shotgun sequence genome harbors these coding sequences:
- the LOC101512876 gene encoding auxin-induced protein 6B-like yields the protein MGFRFTSIIRRSSVAAIQAASKSVEVKKGYVAVYVGEKQKRFVVPVSYLNQPSFQDLLSQAEEEFGYDHPTGGLTIPCTEYVFHHVTSCLKGL from the coding sequence ATGGGTTTTCGTTTCACTAGTATCATCAGAAGGTCATCCGTAGCTGCTATACAAGCAGCATCAAAATCTGTAGAAGTGAAAAAGGGCTATGTTGCGGTGTATGTTGGAGAGAAACAAAAGCGGTTTGTAGTGCCTGTATCATACTTGAACCAACCTTCATTTCAAGACTTGTTGAGTCAAGCTGAGGAAGAGTTTGGATATGATCATCCTACGGGTGGCCTCACCATTCCTTGCACCGAATATGTCTTCCATCATGTAACTTCTTGCTTGAAAGGACTATGA